The following are encoded in a window of Podospora pseudoanserina strain CBS 124.78 chromosome 6, whole genome shotgun sequence genomic DNA:
- a CDS encoding hypothetical protein (EggNog:ENOG503P23C): MSKRTVFTTVTPLPPNITREVVVNFLHDHEEMIDLNPLVKERHPIPPPPHASPDELNCQWFSLTDKISYLPGGLVTGDVTYTCAFHDLPDGVQTHCYAPAGLTIRDKWSVGGSLPGEIPRPSELGLNLPPIGLYIREDVNMKCNVFMAGFVKKTLKKSHAALVDRLKIKAEIASNKPGSQIRTPSNADRISTTDNTIRTPSFSQNMSSSAPNSRPSSASSSTHSAQSSPSCYSAQTSPLWSPTLNNLTSPPQSVKSPPPMGYHSFQPATIQTCNPPPPQPTVQIQFSGPTPTVPYPETPYFEESRQDYWDQRFQRHPLRNEHSTQPVDRTLVPDPLRVPQHSTPDVNKKEIPQDALWQALGGRHQRACSEGSVKSVDGATPGPRSRAGSDVGPEMNLYDELLPSQIANKEKRGSQSSATLRGPFVPEVL, from the exons ATGTCGAAACGCACAGTGTTTACAACGGTtacgccgctgccgccgaaCATCACTCGGGAGGTGGTCGTCAACTTCCTCCACGACCATGAGGAGATGATCGATTTGAACCCGCTGGTCAAGGAGCGACATCCtattcctcccccacctcacGCAAGCCCAGATGAACTCAACTGCCAGTGGTTTTCTCTCACAGATAAGATCTCGTATTTACCTGGCGGGCTTGTAACGGGGGATGTCACTTACACATGCGCGTTCCATGATCTGCCTGACGGGGTGCAGACGCACTGCTATGCGCCAGCAGGGCTGA CCATCCGCGATAAATGGTCCGTAGGCGGCAGCCTCCCAGGCGAAATCCCCCGACCATCCGAACtcggcctcaacctcccccctatCGGTCTCTACATCCGCGAGGACGTCAACATGAAGTGCAACGTCTTCATGGCAGGTTTCGTGAAAAAGACACTCAAGAAATCCCACGCCGCGCTCGTTGACAGGCTGAAGATTAAGGCCGAAATCGCCAGCAACAAGCCCGGGAGTCAAATCCGTACCCCAAGCAATGCAGACCGGATCTCCACGACCGACAACACAATCCGCACCCCGAGCTTCAGCCAAAACATgagctcctccgccccaaACAGCCGCCCCAGCTCGGCGTCATCCTCTACGCACAGCGCGCAGTCATCTCCGTCCTGTTACAGCGCGCAGACGAGCCCGCTCTGGTCGCCTACTCTGAACAATTTGACTAGTCCGCCGCAGTCGGTTAAGAGCCCTCCTCCGATGGGGTATCATAGTTTCCAGCCAGCTACCATTCAAACTTGTAACCCCCCACCGCCGCAGCCAACAGTGCAGATCCAATTCTCCGGTCCGACGCCTACCGTTCCTTATCCAGAGACGCCCTATTTCGAAGAGTCACGACAAGACTACTGGGATCAACGATTTCAGCGACACCCCCTGAGAAACGAACACTCGACCCAACCGGTGGATAGAACCCTCGTCCCTGACCCCTTGAGGGTGCCGCAGCATAGCACACCGGACGtgaacaagaaggagataCCCCAGGATGCGCTCTGGCAGGCGCTGGGGGGGAGGCATCAGAGGGCTTGCTCGGAGGGGAGCGTCAAGTCTGTTGATGGTGCTACTCCTGGGCCAAGGAGTCGGGCTGGGTCAGATGTTGGTCCGGAGATGAACCTCTATGACGAGTTACTCCCTTCGCAGATTGCGAataaggagaagagggggagtCAGAGCAGCGCTACATTGAGGGGGCCTTTTGTTCCGGAGGTGCTTTAG